A stretch of the Pan paniscus chromosome 2, NHGRI_mPanPan1-v2.0_pri, whole genome shotgun sequence genome encodes the following:
- the ARGFX gene encoding arginine-fifty homeobox: MAPENPQPDSFINRNYSNMKVIPPQDPASPSITLLSKLESSGTVSAYCSLNLPGSTDPPTSASRVARTTAIRRRHKERTSFTHQQYEELEALFSQTMFPDRNLQEKLALRLDLPESTVKVWFRNRRFKLKKQQQQQQSAKQRNQILPSKKNVPTSLRTSPSPYAFSPVISDFYSSLPSQPLDPSNWAWNSTFTESSTSDFQMQDTQWERLVASVPALYSDAYDIFQIIELYNLPDENEISSSSFHCLYQYLSPTKYQVGGQGSSLSIFAGPAVGLSPAQTWPNMTSQGFEAYSLTDSLEFQKTSNMVDLGFL, translated from the exons ATGGCCCCAGAGAATCCCCAGCCAGACTCTTTCATCAATAGGAATTATTCCAACATGAAGGTGATACCACCACAGGATCCAGCTAGTCCCA gtatcACTCTGTTAtccaagctggagagcagtggcacggtctcggcttactgcagcctcaacctcccaggttcaactgatcctcccacctcagcctcccgagtagctaggactacag CAATACGGAGAAGGCATAAAGAACGTACTTCTTTCACCCACCAACAGTATGAAGAGCTAGAAGCTCTGTTTAGCCAGACCATGTTCCCAGATAGAAATCTTCAGGAGAAACTAGCTTTGAGACTCGACCTACCGGAGTCAACAGTAAAG GTTTGGTTCAGGAACCGGCGATTCAAAttgaagaagcagcagcagcagcagcaatcaGCAAAGCAACGAAACCAGATCCTTCCATCCAAGAAGAATGTTCCCACCTCCCTCAGAACATCCCCCAGTCCATATGCTTTTTCTCCTGTGATTTCAGATTTCTACAGCTCCCTTCCATCTCAGCCCTTAGACCCTTCCAATTGGGCATGGAACTCTACCTTCACTGAGAGTTCTACCAGTGACTTCCAAATGCAAGATACTCAGTGGGAGAGGCTGGTGGCCTCGGTTCCTGCTTTGTACTCTGATGCCTATGACATATTCCAAATCATAGAACTGTACAATCTTCCTGATGAGAATGAGATATCCAGCTCTTCTTTCCACTGTCTGTATCAGTATCTCTCACCCACAAAGTACCAGGTAGGAGGACAGGGTTCCTCTCTCAGCATCTTTGCTGGTCCAGCTGTAGGCCTATCTCCTGCACAAACCTGGCCCAATATGACAAGCCAAGGCTTTGAAGCCTACAGTCTAACAGATAGCCTGGAATTCCAGAAAACCTCCAATATGGTAGACTTGGGATTTCTCTGA